From Cotesia glomerata isolate CgM1 linkage group LG3, MPM_Cglom_v2.3, whole genome shotgun sequence:
cacaggatttttttttcgtcatttcaaacaatattttcgatattaataagaaaaaaaaaaattgtcgatttttttgaaacagtctagtatacatgaaaaatatatgaaaatgcatgtgggtactcaaatgaaagctcttgatgagtgtaacatcgggatgagcttatatctttaaaatatatataatatacacgACCGACAGAAAGTTTCCGgacaagataaaaatttattgaaatgattattaaaagtaaaataaatcaagaagAAAGTCAATGACACGATCGTACActctttgtaaaataaaatagcattttctttatagatcaagttaatttgtttatgtatcaattatttaaattaaaaagttaacaaGAAGGTTGTCCGGAAATTTTCCGTCGGTACTGTATATGTATATggtacatatgaaaaatatatcaaaatgcatgtgggtactcaaatgaaagctcttgatgagtataagatcgggatgagcttatatctttaaaaacgttaatagttaagaatgtacagtgcaatttaacattagtcattatttaataaagcaaaattttaattatttatagttcataagtcacggcagtcacatagtaacTTCAAGGTTGCTAGtcacaataatgataataatttaaaagtagaaataaaattcttgtgTACAAAAACgaattgatataaattataaagcatactttaaattatctattttattatctttataaatatttccatGTTATTACTGactaattaacaaattaaaaaaaattcaatatttctcCTTTGAACAACCAATtacctttaaaataaaaaacaaaatccaCAACTTTCCGCATTAAAGCTTAATAAACAGAGTATTGATCACACGGAATAAAAAGGCGCTATCATAATAACAACCATAATAATACAACCCAGAGCAACTGAATCGTAACTAAAAATGCAAGGGCACACTCAAGCCTTGACGTGAGTCATCCATATTCAAGCCCTCGGTCCTTTTTATCGCTGCGTCTCGATAAAATGCATAAATATAAATCGAGTTAAATAGCCATCGAGGAGATTGAATAAAACGTGTCTTGGATAGACTTAGAAGGCATAGATCGTTTCCGGTATAATGAATCGCCGTGTTGCATAGATCCCTCTGATGCGTCTGGTATCAGGCTCGGGATGTCCATACCCTTTTTGATGATGCACTCATCTCCATCCTCCATCTCAGTATCCTTCCTATCTATCTATGGATAAACGCATCGATCCACAGAGATTATCCGAGCTCGCAAATTGCAGTTCCGGTCTCGTGGGTTTAATGTGAACATGATCAGAGCCGCCCGAGTACCGAGCTGATGGAATAGAAGTGAACGGGGGTGAAAAACCCCTCATTTGATTGAATATTAATCAGCATACTATCAACCTCCCAATTTTTACTTTGTATTACTTTCGCGCTCGTTCTCAATCAAAGCTTTTTGCTCctgctttttatttaatagaaccAAAAATCCAATTCGGGTTTCAGCGCCAACTTTTTCAGGGAGATATTAATGGATTTTATTAGATAACATCAGTCACACGATAGTGCTCACTCTGGCTGATTAAACTTCTCggtaatgttttttttaatttatttaattatttattaacactgTCTggttaatgttaaatttaatagaaactTGAGCGATTTATtgttatgatttattttataatgttaaGTAATAAGATATATATCAGTAATCGATCACTTTTGACCCCAACCCCTTTTGATTTGgctaaaagttttttaattttataaaaaaaatttttttactcggtaaacaatagttataaattttttaaaaaggaattgaattttttaaaaaggatttgaatttttaaaaaggaattaaattttttaaaaaggatttgaattttttcgatGAAATATTCATTCCGATTGTCCGAAAAAATGGTAGAATACTTTGAGAATAAAAAgacaatatatatttaaattcaaactttataTATTCTTTCGATATCTTAGTATTCATTGATATATTAAAGATCGTTCTGAGTAACAAAAGTgtttcgtatttttttttcttcaattttaaggtaactttaaaatgaataaaaaaaatcctaagattaaaaaaattaaaaaaattatttagaaacttttgaacaattttgaatatttataaaaattattaaaacagttttaagtattcaaaaagttgtttaaataatttttgatggtttaaaaagttattcttgctgttcaaaagaatttttttttaattcattaattaaatactaacaaccttgcagtcactatgtgactacaatcgtgacttgtgaactataaataaataaaattctcctttattaaataataacttttgttaaattgcactgtactttcttaactattgacatttttaaagatataagtcatcccgatgttacactcatcaagagctttcatttgagtacccacatgcatttttgatacatttttcatatataatacatatatataatatatattttaaagatataagctcatcctgatgttacactcatcaagagctttcatttgagtacccacatgcattttggtatatttttcatatatacttacatataatatatataaatatatgaaaaaataatgtgggtacttaaatgaaaggtcttgttgagtgtaacatcgggatgagcttatatccttaaaaatgtcaatagttcacgagatacaaggtcatttcttaattatgtatctggAAGTAGAGTATTTCCGAATGCAagctaaatacttatcataattaattgactattggtgagaatgatatgaaaccttgaaaaggcacaaaacTCCAGATCAAGACTTCTTCAACGGTACCAAATTCAACcctaaaaacccattttatcttataaataaactgtccacaaaattttgcttattctcttaataatatagattaaaaatattaaagtatcaaaaaatttttcaattactttttttataatttccaaaaaaattactttcactCCTCCAAATATTCTtccgaataaaaatatttaccgcaaactaaaaaaaaaaagaaaactctaATAAAATCCCGAGAAACTAAAATATCAATCTCTCGAAAAATACACATTTAAACATCTAGGTTACTTTATCCCCCAGGGGTGGTATTTAACCAGCCTCTTTCTCGCCTTTCGTTCACACTTTCGCGGCAATCTTAATCTCGCGTTCCAGCAAACCTCCAGTGCACCCAAAACTCAATATTTCCCCAGAATAAACACTGCTCAGCTAACCACCCTCAAAAACCAAAACACccataaaaatgaataaaaaagtaaGTTCTCCTCGTACTCTCCCGCACTTACAATACAATATCTCTGTCACGCATAATATCGACCCTGATCCTTATCGACCTCACTCTCACATCGTATGTCAGACAGTAGTACTAGCAGAGTACGAGGAGTCCCTCTCTCTTCCCCTATCTGCTCTCACTATTTCTTCTTATCCAAGAAAGACATTAACGTCGCACGTCCTTATCTACATCTATAGAGCTTTCGTGACGTAGGAGAAAAATAGAGGAAGAGGAAGAGGAAGCAAAGGTGACGTTGCCCGTCCACTTTAATGCACTCTTTGCACTACCCCATTGCCTAGTAGCCTAGTATGCCCTCGCGACCTCGAAACATCTTTACAAGCGGATCTCTTCTTCCCTTCGTGTCTCTCccgtttattttatttatattattataataattacaattaaataatttattaacattaacattattattattatatttattttatttattttacgcgttaaaaaaattaaataaaacttttttcttctttttttaaaacttacaaaataatttttctacaataaaaaataaaatttaattaaaattaccttgattttaagtaaataatgaAAGCTCTCGTTGCATTAGCCCACCTCCGCCGTAATCCATCGTCAGGCGTGTCTAGTCCTTTCTCTTTTCACGTATGTCCTTAGCTTTCTCCCCTGTATAGGGGACACTGACTGGAAATCCACTTAATTCACtccgaaaaaaatcaataaatttttatcgggaaaaataaaatgaaacttggtaattatttttgaaaaaaatcactcGAAGGAAATAATCTAGTGATTATTTGTCCTGTTTCACTGCGCCGGATGGTGCTCATATGCTAGCTGGGACACGAGTAGCGACCGCGACCGCGCGCGAGTACGTCGGGCCTTTACCTCGCGGCTCATCGTGCGTCGGGATGACGATCAACGCGCCTGCTCCATGGGCATCTGATGTAGTTTGTATGTGTGAGCAACCAAGAGAGTGTAAGTGGTCAACCCCACCTTAAGACACTATTACGTGCCAATCATTGTGCTgattttttgcttatttagCTTCGCGGTGGTTCTACCTGGTGAGAGCATAAGTTGCGATGATGGAggactttttcattttttatcaatgattaTCTGATTTGATAGggttaaattttcttttgatattATTGAGGAGAGTTTTATCAGTTTTAGAGGataattgatcattttttttaagttaatgtttgttattttgttgaaaaaaaaattagttttaaaaacgagttttataaatttttagagtaATAATATCGACTAGCAACCTtccagtcactatgtgacttccgTGACTTGCGaactttgaataaataaaattttgatttattaaataatgaattttgttgaattgcactgtatttttttaacttttgacgtttttaaagatataagctcatcctgatgttacactcatcaagagctttcatttgagtacccacatgcattttgatatatttttcatatatacatatatataatatatataaatatatgaaaaaataatgtgggtacttaaatgaaagctcttgacgagtgttacatcaggatgagcttatatctttaaaaatgtcaatagttcacgagatacaaggtcatttcttaattatgtatctggAAGTAGAGCATTTtcgttaaaatattattgcttattataaagtttataaaattaataaattttttttattacagccgatttattgaaaagaaaattatgtattttggtataaataatcaaaagtcaatttttattattaaataaacttagaaaaaataaaaaaacaatattaaatattgtttatggaattttattatttaataaattcttacaTAATTTTAgaggatatttaaaaattttatttcaactttttttattctgataaaaatattgatttaattcagcagaaaaaatttttaactaaataaattattctgaaGAGTTAaaagcagaaaaatttttgaattaagaattttattcttaatctaagaaaattaattctttaaaattctctgaaataattttttttaaagatttttttcttttaaataaaattaatttttaatacaaaagtcaatttttcaagtaaaatttgTTTCCTCAATCCTAAATATCAtgataaaaacttaaatttaataagcCAGCCATCTTCTAGGATTGTCAATAGTAATAGCATCAATTTCTTGAGCAGTAAATCCTCTGGCTGGCATTCGGGGTAGAACGTTTGTATAAATATGAGAGTAGCCATGTCCTCCAAATCGAACCTGCaagagttatttttttattctctcttaaaaaaaaaaaaaaaaaaaaaagatcaatttaatttaccaGTCGATGCTTGGTATGAATATCGTGACTCATGAGAACCTGCTCGACTCCACGATCCTGCTTTATCCACCCAATCCTATCGAGTCTCTGAGCATCCGAAGGCATATCTGTCTTCTCATCCAACTGGTAGTACGAGCACTCAGTCCCGAACAAATCAAATTGAGTGTAACAGCCCAGTTTCGCGAACTCTAAAAGCTCGTCTTTTTTCATCAGCGttccttaaaaatattattaataactccaaacaaaacaattaatttcttcttttacttgaaaataaaaaattaattcaactaaCTGTCTAAATGAGACATGACAGCTTTCTTGCTATCACCACCAGCTTCTAGATAAATTCTCATTATTTCAAAAGGCGCTTGGGAGTTTCTTCCGGGGTGGAAAGACACTGGGCAGTTTAGTTGTTTCTGGACTTTAGCTGTAGCACGTATCGCCTTTTTTTCAAACtctagatgaaaaaaataggcaataattataattaataaattgatttaatatcattgaagatcattattatttttttttttttttcttataaaatactCACCAGTTATCGGCCAAGAACTTCCAACTTCGCCGATAAATCCTGCCTTGATACTCGGATATTCTTCACAACCTTCTGTTAATTCTTTCAAGATTAAATTGTACATTTGctcttcatttattaaatccttCTGACAGGCTTCGACATAATGacctgtaaataaaaattaaattttatttttaaaatttcaattgaaaattctttattgaaataaaagagTCAGCATTTAGGAGGAAAAAAgcgattttttaataattctaaagagactttttaattgattaatatgaaaattgtTAGATATATAGTAggaacttttaattttattaataagttctttttttttttttacaaataatgatttttctaGCTCCTGCAGACAATCTCTGGGAGATCCTCTAAAAAAAGTTACTTGCGGCGAGCACGATATCTTAACTGTGAATCATCGGAAttcaaaaatccaaaaaaaatctactaatataaaatattatccaGTGATTAATCCAGGGGATcataaaatatctatttttaacaaattggcggattgacaaaaaaaattaacgattttcgatgaaaattttagccttaaattatttataaaaaactaaaatatttatcggAATTATTAATCCTTGGATcaattactcaaaaatatagttaagaaaatagctTATGAATTAGAGACTGATCTTATCAGCGGTTGTTCGATAAATCTTGCTCACcaacttaataataataataataataataataataataataataataataataataataataataataataataataatattatatgatattataatgtgtatatggggcattccacgccaaatcggatggtttcaaaaatttaaattttagatattctcaattttttggtattttttagtACCTCCCAAAAGAGACCTCCTGATAAAtgttgagatttttttaatcactggttcaaaaaatatcgaattttcaaaaaaaccgctctttttttggttttttgttcgtaacttttttaataatggtcgaaattcaaaatttttttttcaaaattgtcgtTTTTAAATTGccttttcagaaaaaaatattcaaattatttttcattaagattttttaagtttaagttTTTAACCGTGTTCTCCAAATTGTGTGCATCcatcgatttttttgaaaatttgctaTTTTGAACTTCTATCCTTCCTTCAACTTTTAAGCCCGGTCCGGTAAAGGTCCTTacataattactatttttttatcgatttttaaaaattataaattattatcagtaccgattttttaaactctgtacttcttttttacttataataaattgattttgatatatttttgccCCAAATaggaattttaaagaaataaagaaagaCTAATTTGATTTATGAGTAACTATTAACAaccgtttttatttattttcgtatttttttaaataatttacataaacGACCGTTTTGTAAACTTGAATGCTCCTTAGTTATTATGTTTCCGTTGCTCCTGGGAATAactgaatgaaaattttgagttcctGTAATGGTCAGCGGTATTGTATCGCAAATCTAATCTTTCTTTTTGCCTCAATATAGTCTCTTTCAGGTGAAAGTTTGAcaacaatatttaatagacTTGTTGGTCTCGACGCCCAGTTGTAAAATTCTATTACTGTAGTTATTTGGTCATCAAGTGGCCGTTGAAGGCTTGCTCTTGCTGCTTTTCTTTTTACCGTTCCTCCAATATCATCTCATGGCCCTTTACCATGTGCTGTTGCGAAAAAATGCCACTCAGGATCTAAGTTAAAGTCTTCGttgtgataataaatattaacaaaattctTAAAGTTCTTCAATTGTTGTGGAACTCCATCCGAAAAGTAAAAAACTTTAGCTGCATTGGGGTCCAACTCTTTTATAAAATCGGTAACAATCTTCAGAAACACATGAACGGCGACAGTGTCATGGTTATTGTTATCAGATATGATGACTAAACTTCGGTGAATAAATTCGCCGTTATGTTTAAAATAGATTACAACAGGAAAAATCGTTGCTTGATTATTGTTACAATGAAACCCTGGCACTGCATCTTGTATCACAAAAGCATAATTTTCTGCAAAATCGCAAATGGCTATGAACTCATGAtcttgcaataaattttttatatgatcaGAGATTATTTCGACAAATTCTGTAgagtttttttatacttaataataataataactaaggAGTATTCAAGTTTACAAAACGGTCgtttatgtaaaatatttaaaaaaaacatgaaaataaataaaaacggtTGTTAATAGTTACTCGTAAATCAAATTAGtctttctttatttc
This genomic window contains:
- the LOC123261557 gene encoding phosphotriesterase-related protein, with translation MTPAGSMQTVLGSTELSKLGRTLTHEHLALDFDKFYVPPPRELSKHFGANFDIRNLGFIRQYPYSSRYNVTFNDAETRNAIFEEIKLFKLHGGGTIVENTSHGIKRDISLMVEVSQQTGVNIIVGTGHYVEACQKDLINEEQMYNLILKELTEGCEEYPSIKAGFIGEVGSSWPITEFEKKAIRATAKVQKQLNCPVSFHPGRNSQAPFEIMRIYLEAGGDSKKAVMSHLDRTLMKKDELLEFAKLGCYTQFDLFGTECSYYQLDEKTDMPSDAQRLDRIGWIKQDRGVEQVLMSHDIHTKHRLVRFGGHGYSHIYTNVLPRMPARGFTAQEIDAITIDNPRRWLAY